From a single Bryobacter aggregatus MPL3 genomic region:
- the glp gene encoding gephyrin-like molybdotransferase Glp, with protein MGTLSFAAARRAVLDRVAIPGAIATESVWLTDAMGRVCAEDIGSDRDMPPLPRSLRDGFAVRSSDLPGRLTVAGEIRAGQMPTETLVAGTAVSIMTGAVIPDGADQVVMKEHVTRAADRVETSRPGVAGEWISAAGSMAQCGEVVLPHGTRIGAGAIAMLASVGRTQVSVLRQPVVRILATGDEVVEIARQPNATEVRNSNSWALAADVKRFGGRPEILPIAPDDETVTRDLIEYGLKADLLLISGGVSAGDYDFVESALSQLGAEFYFTEVAIQPGKPTVFGKARGTYFFGLPGNPLSTLVTFRVFAEAALARLCGVAEPDFQLSRAALRSPYRHRPGLTRFLPGKLSNEGRSVEVLPWQGSGDIPALVRANCLVVVDSEQEEWAAGDSIEVIPA; from the coding sequence ATGGGGACTTTGAGTTTTGCCGCTGCCCGGCGCGCGGTGCTCGATCGCGTTGCAATTCCAGGAGCGATTGCGACCGAGTCGGTGTGGCTCACCGATGCGATGGGACGGGTTTGCGCAGAAGACATCGGATCGGATCGGGACATGCCGCCGCTACCGCGCAGTCTGCGGGACGGCTTTGCGGTACGTTCGAGCGATCTGCCCGGAAGGTTGACGGTCGCTGGGGAGATTCGCGCCGGCCAGATGCCCACAGAAACTCTCGTGGCGGGCACGGCGGTCTCCATCATGACGGGAGCCGTGATTCCAGACGGGGCGGATCAGGTTGTGATGAAAGAGCATGTGACGCGGGCAGCCGATCGCGTCGAAACCTCACGCCCCGGAGTGGCAGGCGAATGGATCAGCGCCGCCGGGAGCATGGCGCAGTGCGGCGAGGTGGTGCTGCCTCATGGGACCCGGATTGGCGCCGGAGCCATCGCGATGCTCGCCAGTGTCGGCAGAACCCAGGTGAGCGTCCTGCGGCAGCCCGTAGTGAGAATTCTCGCGACAGGTGACGAAGTGGTTGAGATCGCGCGGCAACCCAATGCGACCGAGGTGCGGAATTCCAATTCCTGGGCCCTCGCCGCCGATGTCAAACGCTTTGGCGGCAGACCGGAGATCTTGCCGATTGCTCCCGATGACGAGACGGTCACCCGGGATCTGATCGAGTACGGGTTGAAGGCAGATCTGTTGCTGATCAGCGGCGGGGTGTCGGCTGGGGATTATGACTTTGTCGAATCCGCATTGTCGCAGTTGGGGGCCGAATTCTACTTCACTGAAGTTGCCATCCAACCCGGCAAACCGACCGTATTCGGCAAGGCCAGGGGAACCTATTTTTTCGGGTTGCCTGGCAATCCATTGTCTACGCTTGTGACCTTTCGAGTCTTTGCCGAGGCGGCACTGGCCCGGCTCTGCGGTGTCGCGGAACCTGATTTTCAATTGAGCCGGGCGGCGCTCCGCTCGCCCTACCGCCATCGTCCCGGACTCACTCGCTTTCTCCCCGGCAAACTGAGCAACGAAGGGCGCAGTGTCGAAGTATTGCCCTGGCAGGGATCTGGCGACATTCCAGCGCTGGTGAGAGCCAATTGCCTGGTGGTGGTGGACTCCGAACAGGAGGAATGGGCCGCTGGAGACAGCATTGAGGTGATTCCCGCATGA
- a CDS encoding YgiT-type zinc finger protein, whose protein sequence is MEAPIVYEVIINEELIQIEDVPALVCRNCGEEWLEAEVRETIERIVKEGVQASQHPS, encoded by the coding sequence ATGGAAGCCCCGATTGTTTACGAGGTGATCATCAATGAAGAGCTCATACAAATCGAAGATGTCCCGGCCCTGGTCTGCCGGAATTGTGGCGAAGAATGGCTCGAAGCAGAAGTGCGGGAGACCATCGAAAGGATTGTGAAGGAAGGTGTTCAAGCCAGCCAGCATCCCTCCTAG
- a CDS encoding CDP-alcohol phosphatidyltransferase family protein: protein MEPKTTWTGTVGRTCNKLLVQIVNGLALAKIHPNVLTFIGLVINIGAAWLLALGAFWQAGLVIIGAGLFDMVDGRVARQTGQVTMFGGFFDSVLDRYSDLALLIGLLVYYGNINRPLYVVLTAIVMMASVMISYTRARAENTIPQCKVGFLERPERVVLLIIGALFDRMAPVLWIAAILGNLTVVHRMIFTYQEAKRLEDAQTRVPSASNVAVGHSSL, encoded by the coding sequence TTGGAACCGAAAACAACATGGACGGGAACGGTCGGACGAACTTGCAATAAGCTGCTCGTCCAGATCGTCAATGGTTTGGCGCTCGCCAAGATCCATCCGAATGTATTGACCTTCATTGGGCTGGTGATCAATATTGGCGCCGCATGGCTTTTGGCATTAGGAGCATTCTGGCAGGCTGGCCTCGTGATTATCGGGGCCGGCCTGTTTGACATGGTGGATGGGCGCGTGGCGCGCCAGACGGGCCAGGTAACGATGTTTGGCGGCTTTTTCGATAGCGTACTCGATCGCTATTCCGATCTGGCCCTGCTCATTGGCCTGCTCGTGTACTACGGCAACATCAACCGCCCTCTTTACGTGGTGTTGACTGCCATCGTTATGATGGCCAGCGTCATGATCAGCTATACGAGAGCCCGCGCGGAGAATACGATTCCGCAGTGTAAGGTGGGCTTCCTCGAACGGCCCGAGCGGGTTGTGCTGTTGATCATCGGCGCACTTTTCGATCGGATGGCTCCGGTGCTGTGGATCGCCGCGATTCTCGGCAACCTGACGGTTGTCCATCGCATGATTTTTACCTACCAGGAAGCAAAGCGTCTCGAAGACGCGCAAACCCGCGTACCGTCGGCCTCCAACGTCGCGGTCGGGCACTCATCCCTCTAA
- a CDS encoding GreA/GreB family elongation factor produces MIDIKKKLQDEIAALEHEFRTELPKEILRARELGDLSENAEYHAAKERQGYVNARLGQLKMRLQTVSMADMTKIPKDRVGLGSEVVVFDVKKEEEVTYKIVTSEETDAPNGLVSTSSPIGKGLLNKQVGDEVKIPIPGGEKEFEILRLKTIHDLAELS; encoded by the coding sequence ATGATCGACATCAAGAAAAAGTTGCAAGACGAGATCGCGGCCCTCGAGCACGAGTTTCGGACCGAATTGCCGAAAGAGATTCTGCGTGCGCGGGAGCTTGGTGATCTGAGCGAGAACGCGGAGTACCACGCTGCGAAAGAGCGTCAGGGCTATGTCAATGCCCGGCTGGGCCAATTGAAGATGCGGCTCCAGACGGTATCGATGGCCGATATGACGAAGATTCCAAAAGATCGCGTGGGCCTGGGTTCAGAAGTCGTTGTCTTCGATGTGAAGAAGGAAGAAGAGGTTACCTACAAGATCGTCACAAGCGAGGAGACGGACGCTCCGAATGGGTTGGTTTCCACCAGTTCGCCCATTGGGAAGGGTCTGTTAAACAAGCAAGTGGGCGATGAGGTGAAAATCCCTATCCCAGGTGGAGAGAAAGAATTTGAGATTCTCCGTCTCAAGACCATCCACGATCTTGCGGAATTAAGTTAA
- a CDS encoding S8 family serine peptidase produces MRFSALVALFAALCLFPGIGTAQRGSNYYIVVLKDPPLAQAVSARKDLAKAASVEMRAALQARQAAVIADTRLHGTQVLDSTQILLNAIYVAASPAEATRLASVDGVARVQRMYPIKRTINKALDLVTARSAWSQVGGSGNAGAGVKIAILDSGIDLNHPAFKSFSSAPPSGYPKCRTDNGDCSYTNNKVIVARSYVSLLNFAFGDDPIYTRPDDNTPRDRVGHGTATAMVAAGQEHDSPIGRISGVAPRAYLGNYKIFGSPGVNDTTFASVVIRALEDVVADGMDIASMSLGAPAGFGPLDANCGANGNEACDAFATAIQNAVQLGLTVTTSAGNNGGQGANAPALNTIGTPGTAPGAITVGATTNSHIWYNTLSVLGTGVPADLQSINARFTNGPQIASTLQGTVVDAGSIGVNRLACAPLPDNSLSGKLALIDLGSCTAEQKVLYAQQAGAIGVIFAGPQGSSVYQMYGLENTSIPSLLISYAAGASMRTTLNAQSRVASIGTGYREVAATPDQIAVFSSQGPAIGTNGVKPELVAVGTDLYMATQSFDPAGDMYSPTGYVVANGTSFSAPLAAGAAALVKQKRPGLSPGSVKSLLVNSANASIVDFDNNGRQVQAAVTAMGAGRLDTNQALQGNLSSEPSTISLGDVSSGGLPSQGVVITNLNSTGTLNLTARVEQRNADTQGTLVISPSTFALAAGRQTQVTVRLTGLRPRAGKYDGFIVLSGGAVDLRIPYTYFVGSGTPWNMYSLAGEYFDAIPGTEYSGLLMKVIDQNGLPIQGVSVRGSVIRGNGSIVFGNEKTDQFGIVEATYRVGSNLGDQVVRFTAGNLYTDFTASVFAQPAISANGIVDAASGESSDGFSAGQYISIYGNALSSVLKAFSGNELPLSLARVSVSFDNRSQGISVPGRLQFVSNGQINVQIPWECQGLATVDMKVSIGDFSSAVQSLKLRTANPAPFEYFESGSNRRFVAALDGGYGLISSNNPAKRGQVAQLYVNGLGPVNATPGSGQVSPSNPLATTTASPDVKIGGKIAQVLFSGLAPGIVGLYQVNVIVPPDSPTGTDVELVITQNGVTSRSSRIPVQ; encoded by the coding sequence ATGAGGTTTTCTGCGTTGGTGGCTTTGTTTGCCGCATTGTGCCTGTTTCCCGGCATTGGGACTGCGCAACGGGGCTCGAATTACTACATCGTGGTTTTGAAGGATCCTCCGCTGGCACAAGCGGTTAGCGCCCGAAAAGACTTGGCGAAAGCCGCATCCGTTGAGATGCGCGCCGCCCTGCAGGCGAGACAAGCCGCCGTCATCGCCGACACCAGGCTTCATGGCACACAAGTTTTGGATTCCACTCAGATCCTCCTCAATGCAATCTATGTTGCAGCCAGTCCGGCGGAGGCCACCCGTCTGGCAAGCGTAGACGGAGTTGCCCGGGTCCAGCGGATGTATCCGATCAAACGGACGATCAACAAGGCCCTCGATCTGGTGACGGCGCGGAGCGCCTGGAGCCAGGTGGGAGGATCGGGCAATGCCGGAGCGGGCGTGAAGATCGCGATTCTCGATTCGGGAATCGATCTGAATCATCCGGCCTTCAAGAGTTTTTCCAGCGCGCCGCCGAGCGGCTACCCGAAGTGCCGCACGGACAACGGCGACTGCAGCTATACGAACAATAAGGTGATTGTGGCTCGCAGCTATGTGAGTTTGCTGAACTTTGCGTTCGGCGACGATCCCATCTACACCCGGCCCGATGACAACACCCCGCGCGACCGCGTCGGGCACGGCACGGCAACGGCGATGGTGGCGGCCGGGCAGGAGCACGATTCGCCGATCGGCAGAATTTCCGGTGTCGCACCGCGAGCCTATCTCGGCAACTACAAGATTTTTGGCAGCCCCGGCGTCAATGACACCACTTTTGCAAGCGTCGTCATTCGCGCGCTAGAAGATGTGGTGGCCGATGGAATGGACATTGCCAGTATGAGCCTCGGCGCACCGGCGGGCTTTGGCCCATTGGACGCCAACTGTGGCGCCAATGGGAATGAAGCCTGCGATGCGTTTGCCACGGCCATCCAGAACGCAGTCCAGTTGGGGCTGACCGTCACAACCTCCGCCGGAAATAATGGCGGACAGGGAGCAAACGCGCCCGCGCTGAACACGATTGGCACTCCAGGCACGGCTCCGGGAGCGATCACCGTGGGAGCGACCACAAACAGCCATATCTGGTACAACACGCTCAGCGTCCTCGGCACTGGGGTTCCGGCCGATCTGCAATCGATCAATGCACGATTCACCAATGGACCGCAGATCGCATCGACGCTGCAAGGAACCGTTGTCGATGCCGGCTCGATTGGTGTCAATCGACTGGCTTGCGCGCCCTTACCCGACAATTCCCTCAGCGGGAAACTGGCACTCATTGACCTTGGCTCCTGTACCGCAGAACAGAAGGTTCTCTACGCGCAGCAGGCCGGCGCGATCGGCGTGATCTTTGCGGGACCCCAGGGCTCGTCTGTCTATCAGATGTACGGCCTGGAGAATACCTCCATCCCGTCCTTGTTGATTTCTTATGCCGCCGGGGCGAGCATGCGCACCACGCTGAATGCGCAGAGCCGCGTCGCATCGATCGGAACGGGTTACCGGGAGGTCGCCGCAACGCCAGACCAGATTGCCGTTTTCTCCTCGCAAGGGCCGGCCATCGGCACCAATGGCGTGAAGCCGGAACTGGTGGCGGTGGGGACAGATCTCTATATGGCCACGCAGAGCTTCGACCCGGCGGGCGATATGTACAGCCCGACAGGATATGTCGTCGCGAATGGCACGAGTTTTTCGGCGCCGCTCGCTGCCGGAGCGGCCGCGCTGGTGAAGCAAAAGCGCCCGGGACTGAGTCCAGGGAGTGTGAAAAGTCTGCTCGTGAATTCGGCCAACGCCAGCATCGTCGATTTCGACAACAATGGCCGCCAGGTACAAGCGGCGGTGACCGCCATGGGCGCCGGCCGTCTGGATACGAATCAGGCCTTGCAAGGCAATCTGAGTTCTGAGCCGAGCACCATCAGCCTGGGGGACGTTTCTTCGGGTGGCCTCCCCTCGCAGGGAGTGGTGATCACGAATCTGAATTCCACCGGAACGCTGAATCTAACGGCGCGCGTGGAACAGCGCAATGCAGACACGCAGGGAACTCTCGTGATCTCGCCCAGCACCTTTGCCTTGGCGGCGGGCCGTCAAACCCAGGTGACCGTCAGGCTGACGGGGCTGCGGCCGCGCGCCGGCAAATACGACGGATTTATTGTCCTCAGCGGTGGAGCGGTGGACCTGCGCATTCCGTACACCTATTTCGTCGGTTCAGGAACGCCCTGGAATATGTACTCGCTGGCTGGCGAGTACTTTGACGCCATTCCGGGCACGGAGTATTCTGGCCTGCTCATGAAGGTGATCGATCAAAATGGATTGCCCATTCAGGGAGTTTCCGTGCGCGGCAGCGTCATCCGTGGCAACGGGTCGATTGTCTTTGGCAATGAGAAGACGGATCAGTTTGGAATCGTGGAAGCCACCTATCGGGTGGGCTCCAACCTGGGCGACCAGGTGGTGCGCTTTACCGCCGGAAATCTCTATACCGATTTTACGGCCAGCGTCTTTGCGCAGCCGGCAATCTCGGCCAATGGCATTGTCGATGCGGCCAGCGGAGAATCTTCTGATGGCTTTTCGGCCGGCCAATACATTAGTATCTATGGAAACGCGCTGAGTTCTGTTTTGAAGGCGTTCAGTGGCAATGAGCTGCCGCTGTCGCTGGCGCGCGTGAGTGTCAGTTTTGATAATCGGAGCCAGGGCATTAGCGTTCCTGGCCGATTGCAGTTTGTGAGCAATGGCCAGATCAATGTGCAGATCCCTTGGGAATGCCAGGGTCTGGCGACGGTGGACATGAAGGTCTCCATTGGAGACTTTTCGAGCGCCGTTCAGAGTTTAAAGTTGCGTACCGCGAACCCGGCTCCCTTCGAGTATTTCGAGAGTGGGAGCAACCGGCGTTTCGTGGCCGCACTTGACGGGGGGTATGGATTGATTTCCAGTAACAATCCGGCCAAGCGGGGCCAAGTCGCTCAGCTTTACGTGAATGGCCTGGGGCCGGTGAATGCCACACCTGGTTCCGGTCAGGTCAGCCCGTCAAATCCGCTCGCGACGACGACCGCGAGTCCGGATGTAAAGATTGGGGGGAAAATCGCTCAAGTACTCTTTAGCGGTCTCGCCCCAGGAATCGTTGGATTGTATCAAGTGAACGTAATCGTACCGCCTGACAGTCCGACGGGCACCGATGTGGAGCTCGTGATCACCCAAAACGGGGTGACTTCGCGAAGCAGCCGCATTCCGGTGCAATAG
- a CDS encoding efflux RND transporter periplasmic adaptor subunit encodes MKRFGVPLLGLLVILAAVVAWQLNRETPRVPTQRLARGVFEDQVTTNGRVEPSEWASARAEREGLIIQVPVTKGQRVSKGTPLAILDSKDAQADLASAVARIEEARSSIQTLEDGGRKRDLVEIEEGLKQRQAEKSQAEKDLAVAERLAARNAGTQEDVRNLKDKIELITLQIAALNARRPALVGASDLVSAKARLREAQSAAELARRRIELSTVRSPGDGVVYQLDAKVGSYVNPGALVANVGEVSTLKVLVFVDEPELGRVHQNMPVSITWDALEGKTWRGHVDKVPTQIVPLGTRQVGEVECRIANANGDLLPGTNVNVTVQTRKQEGVLLVPKEAIRNRDGEAGVWVVQNGALHWKKVETGAGNITNAIVLQGLQEGEVVVLGPETNLKAGAKVKT; translated from the coding sequence ATGAAGCGTTTTGGCGTGCCACTGCTTGGCCTCCTCGTCATCCTGGCCGCGGTTGTGGCGTGGCAATTGAATCGGGAAACCCCTCGGGTGCCCACCCAGCGTCTGGCCCGTGGGGTATTCGAAGATCAAGTCACCACCAATGGCCGTGTCGAACCCAGTGAATGGGCCAGCGCCCGCGCCGAGCGCGAGGGATTGATCATTCAGGTGCCAGTCACGAAGGGGCAGCGCGTATCCAAAGGAACACCGCTCGCCATCCTCGATAGCAAAGACGCGCAGGCAGATCTGGCCAGCGCGGTGGCACGCATTGAAGAGGCACGTTCCTCAATCCAGACCCTCGAGGACGGGGGACGCAAGCGCGATCTGGTGGAAATCGAAGAAGGCCTCAAGCAACGCCAGGCCGAAAAGTCGCAGGCAGAGAAAGACCTCGCCGTCGCCGAGCGGCTTGCCGCACGCAATGCCGGGACGCAGGAAGACGTCCGGAACTTAAAGGACAAGATCGAGTTAATCACGCTGCAGATTGCAGCTCTTAACGCCCGCCGCCCGGCACTGGTCGGGGCCTCCGACCTGGTTTCGGCAAAAGCACGGTTGCGAGAAGCGCAGTCGGCGGCAGAACTGGCACGGCGCAGGATTGAGCTGAGCACGGTTCGCTCTCCAGGCGACGGTGTGGTCTACCAACTGGATGCGAAGGTCGGCTCCTATGTGAACCCCGGGGCCTTGGTCGCCAATGTCGGCGAGGTGTCGACGCTGAAGGTGCTTGTATTTGTCGATGAACCCGAGCTCGGACGGGTGCACCAGAATATGCCCGTTAGCATCACCTGGGACGCCCTGGAGGGCAAGACCTGGAGAGGGCATGTCGATAAGGTGCCCACTCAGATTGTGCCGCTCGGAACCCGGCAGGTGGGCGAGGTGGAGTGCCGCATTGCCAATGCCAACGGCGACTTACTCCCTGGCACGAATGTGAACGTCACTGTCCAGACCCGCAAGCAGGAAGGCGTTCTCTTGGTTCCCAAAGAAGCAATCCGCAATCGCGACGGCGAGGCTGGGGTGTGGGTCGTGCAGAACGGAGCCCTGCACTGGAAAAAAGTGGAAACCGGCGCGGGCAACATCACCAACGCAATCGTGCTGCAAGGCCTGCAAGAAGGAGAAGTCGTTGTCCTGGGGCCCGAAACGAATCTCAAAGCCGGAGCGAAGGTGAAAACCTAG
- the acpS gene encoding holo-ACP synthase has protein sequence MKPSVYRAGMNAQCLCAWLLLRPAKISTGQFSIVSETTYFMILGIGIDLEESARIGDSIERFGPRFLNRVFTAGEIAFCEGKGNSIERFAARFAAKEAAFKALQASWTTGMSWRDFEITVSPSGAPRMVLHGSAAQLANSRAVDSIHVSFSHTRTHVTAIVVLEG, from the coding sequence ATGAAGCCTTCAGTCTACCGTGCCGGCATGAATGCACAATGTCTGTGCGCATGGTTGCTCCTGCGCCCTGCGAAGATAAGTACGGGGCAGTTTTCGATTGTCTCTGAAACGACTTACTTTATGATTCTCGGCATCGGCATTGATCTGGAAGAAAGCGCGCGCATCGGCGACTCGATTGAGCGGTTTGGCCCACGTTTTCTCAATCGAGTTTTTACTGCGGGCGAGATCGCGTTCTGCGAAGGGAAAGGAAATTCGATCGAGCGTTTTGCGGCTCGATTTGCAGCCAAAGAAGCAGCATTCAAGGCACTGCAAGCGTCCTGGACCACGGGCATGTCCTGGCGTGATTTCGAGATTACGGTGTCGCCGAGCGGCGCTCCGCGGATGGTGCTCCATGGCTCCGCGGCGCAACTGGCCAATAGCAGAGCGGTGGACTCCATCCACGTCTCGTTCAGTCACACCCGGACGCACGTTACGGCAATTGTTGTTTTAGAGGGATGA
- a CDS encoding pirin family protein — translation MITVRPAAERGHANHGWLDSHHTFSFADYFDPKHVQFRSLRVLNEDKVAGGRGFGKHPHRDMEILTWVQSGTLEHADDLGNKRVLQPGELQAMSAGTGVVHSEYNPSITVPVHFFQIWILPDRKNIAPVYAQETFAAEQRKGRFQLLASPNGAAGSIPINADAKFSVIDLAHGQSASYPVAAGRGVWVQVASGEVDLNGRKLSAGDGAAIEDESALQLKSLRDAQVLLFDVQ, via the coding sequence ATGATCACAGTCCGTCCGGCCGCCGAACGCGGTCACGCCAACCATGGTTGGCTCGATAGTCACCATACTTTCAGCTTCGCCGATTATTTCGATCCGAAGCACGTGCAGTTCCGGAGTCTGCGCGTCCTCAATGAGGACAAAGTGGCGGGGGGCCGTGGTTTTGGAAAGCACCCTCACCGGGATATGGAGATTCTCACCTGGGTCCAATCCGGCACGCTCGAACACGCTGACGATCTGGGGAATAAACGAGTGCTACAGCCGGGTGAATTGCAGGCGATGAGTGCGGGGACCGGGGTTGTTCATAGCGAGTACAACCCTTCGATCACGGTCCCGGTGCATTTCTTCCAGATCTGGATTCTACCGGATCGCAAGAATATTGCTCCGGTTTACGCACAAGAGACTTTCGCCGCAGAGCAGCGCAAAGGCCGCTTTCAACTGCTCGCCTCGCCGAATGGGGCAGCGGGCTCGATCCCGATCAATGCCGATGCGAAGTTTTCGGTGATCGATCTGGCCCATGGGCAAAGCGCTTCTTACCCGGTTGCTGCCGGCCGCGGAGTCTGGGTGCAAGTGGCGAGCGGAGAAGTGGATCTGAATGGCCGGAAGCTGAGTGCCGGTGATGGCGCGGCGATTGAGGATGAGTCCGCACTGCAGTTGAAATCACTTCGAGACGCCCAGGTCCTGCTCTTTGACGTGCAATAA